AGCTGTTCGGCCACGAGCGGGGCGCCTTCTCCGGCGCGGTGGCGCGGCGCGCGGGCCGCTTCGAACAGGCGCAGGGCGGCACGCTGTTCCTGGACGAACTGGGAGACATGCCGCTGGAGCTCCAGGCCAAGCTGCTGCGCGTCCTGGAGACGCGTCAGGTGGAACGGCTGGGCGGCACGCTGCCGGTGCCGGTGGACGTGCGCATCCTCGCGGCCACGCACCAGGACCTGGGCCGCGCGGTGAAGGAGGGCCGCTTCCGGCAGGACCTCTTCTTCCGGCTCAACGTGCTGCCGCTGCACCTGCCGCCGCTGCGCGAGCGCCCCGAGGACCTGCTGCCCCTCGCGCGCGTCTTCGCGGCGGAGCTCGCGGGTCCCAAGACGCCGCTCGTGCTCGCACCGGGAGCGGAGGCCGCGCTGCGTGCCTATCCGTGGCCCGGCAACGTGCGCGAGCTGCGCAACGTCATCGAACGCCTGAACCTGCTCCGGGGCGACGGTCCGCTGGAGCTGGGAGCGGACGCGGTGGCGGCTCCAACAGGCGCCGCGCCCACACCGCGCAGGACGCTGGGAGACAAGAGCTACCGCGAGCACGTGGAGGACTTCGAGCGGGACCTCATCCGCGCCGCGCTCCGCGAGGGCGAAAGCATCGCCGGGGCCGCGCGCATCCTCCAGGTGGACCGAGGCAACCTCTACCGGCGCATCAAGGCCCTGGGTCTGCCCGTCACCTCGTGACCCGCGCGATGTCACGGCCACAACCGCCCGATACATCCGGATGTGTCCATGACATCCGCCCGTCTGCTCGCCCTCCGTCGTTCCGGGCACTTGCCGCGAGGCCCCGCCTGGAACGGAGCATGCTCCTGCCGCCATCCATGAACCGTCTCGCATTGGCGCTCTGCTTCGTCTCGCTCACGGCCCTGGGCCAACCCTCACCGGATGCCGGTCCCCCCGACGCCTCCGTGGCCAGCTCCCCGTCCACCGCACCCCCGGAAGGCGAAGCCACCTCGGAGGACTGGAGCTACCCGACGTGCCCGGAGGGCTTCAGCGAGGATGATGGCGACCTCTCGGACTCCACGGTGCTCGGGGCCATGCAGGTCGAGGTCGACGGCCAGGGGCTGACGCCCACGGGCCTGGAGTTTCGCGGGCTCCACCGGCTCACGGATCCGCAGGTCCGCAAGCTCGTGGGTGCGCCTCCCGCGGAGGACACGCGTCCCCTGACGGCCACGCAAGTGCAGTCCCTGCTGCATCGCCTGGCACGCACCGGCCTCTTCGCTCGCGTGGAGCCCCGCGTTCGCGTCAGTGACCAGGGGCCGGCCCTGCTCGAAGTGACGTTGCAGGAGAACCCCACGCTCACGTCGGTGGAGTTCGAAGGCCTTCAGGACCTCCGGCCCGACGAGCTGTGGGACGCCCTGGTCGAGTTCTCCCCCCCTGCCCCTGACACGGACGATGCGGAGGACGAGGTCACCACGCTGCGCGTCCACAAGCGCCACGGGACCCTGCGGGTCGTCAGCCCCTGCCCCGCGCCGCGTCCGCCGCGACCGTGGCTGGCGCGAAGGGAAGCCGGAGCGTTCCGCCCCGGCATCATGCGGGGAGGCGTGGACGCCGCGCTCAACCGGGTCCTCCAGGCACTCCGCGAGGACGACGGCTACCTGCTCGCGACGGTGTCCGCCACGCTGTCTCCCGAGGGCCGGCTGGTCGTGACGGTGGACGAAGGCCAGCTGGAGTCCGTGGAGGTGCGCGGCGTGGACGACGCGATGGCCACGCGCGTGCGGGAAGCCCTGGGCCTGGAGCCCGGCGATGTCTTCCTCCGGAGTGATGCGCGCCGTGCCATGGAGCGCATGGAGTCGCGGCTGCCCTTCCTGCGAGCGGTGGACAGCGAGGACCTCCAGGACGAACGCACGAGCGTGCGCATCGTCGAGGAGCGCGAGGCCGAAGGCACGCGGCACTACGTCACGAGGGAGGAGCCCCGCCGCAAGTCGCGGCGCCACGAGCGTGTGGAGTTCGAGCTGGGTTGGGGCTCGATGTTCGACGGAGACGGCGACACCGGGAGCGACGGCCTCACGCTGGAGGGCAAGCGGCTCATCGTGCACGTGCGCCCGCGTCCTCCGGACCTGGACGTGGACCTCTTGCCCGTGCACACGCAGGTGACGGGCTTCGCTCCGGGGCTCAAGGCGAGCCTGCGCCTCTTCGACTCGCGGGACCGAGTGCACACGACGCTGGAGGGAGCCTTCTTCATCCCCCTGCGGCTGGGCGGGCAGCGCATCCCGGACGATCCGGAAGGCACGCGCCAGCAGCGCCACGTCAACCTGCTGGGCGGAGCCAAGGTGCAGCTGCCCGCGCTGGGCATCGAAGAGCTCGGCGCGCAGGTGCATGACTTCATCGACACGCTGGACCGCTGGCGGCTGGGGGACTTCGACTCGTACTTCTATTCGTTCCTCATCAACCGGCCGGACCGGGACTACTTCCGCCGTCAGGGCTTCACGGCCTTCGCCACCTGGCGCTGGGCGGAGTCGTGGCTCGCGGGCGTGGAGGTGCGCGGTGACACGATGAGCACGCTCCAGTCCTTCACGCCGCCGCTCAGCCTCTTCCGGAACGACGACCCGCCGTTCCCGAACGCGCCGGTGAACGAGGGGCGCTTCCGCTCTGCGGTGGTGCGGCTGGAGTACAGCGGCGCCGCGGAGCGAGGCACGCGCGTGGGCTCCCTCTTCCGCACGCCGGAGACGGCCCTCTTCGAGCGCCACAAGAACTGGAAGCTCGAGCCCGCGCTGCGCGGCTTCGTGACACTGGAGGTGGGTGAAGGCCCGGGCGCGGGCGGCGCGGATGAGCGCTTCTGGAAGCTGGTGGGCGACGTCGCCATGGACGTGCCCATGAACTGGCACACGGGCCTGAGCCTGCGCCTGCGGGCCGCGACGGGCCACAACCTGCCGCTCCAGAAGCAGGAGGCGCTGGGCGGCTGGACCGCGCTGCGAGGCTACGGCTTCAAGGAGTTCCGCGGAGGCGACAGCTCGGTGCTCGCGAGCGCCGAGTACCGCTGGCACGGCCTGGGCATCTTCGCGGACCTGGGTTCGGTGCATGCCGCGAACGCGTGGTCGGGCGCGCAGCTGGGCCTGGGCGGCAGCTTCCACTTCAGTGACTCCGTGCGCTTCGAAGCCGCATGGCGCATCGACGAAGATGCCCAGCTCACGCCCGAAGCGCGCCTGCTGTTCAACCGGACCTTCTGAGACATGGGAAGGCACGCCACACAGAGCAGGCATGGCACGGCGCTCGTCGTCGCGGCCAGCCTGCTCGCGTCCGGAGCCCACGCGGAAGAGGCATCCGCCGCCTGCACCGCGACGCTCTCCGGCAAGCGCGTGATGGTCCGGCCGGAGGCGCGCGCCTTCATCTCCCCGGAGCTGGACCGGCTGGTGCGGCTGGGGCTCGCGGGGAAGCTGGAGGTGGAGCTGACGCTCTGGCGGCGCCGCGCCTTCTGGTTCGACGCGCACCTGGACAGCGCACGAGTCACCCAGGTGCTCGCGTTCACCCGCGACGGCTACCGGCTGGACGGACGCGAGCTGACGGGAGGCGTGGGCACGCTGGAGCTGGAGCGGGTGGCCTGGACGCTGGACGCGAAGCCCGAAGCGGGAGAGCACTTCGTCGTGCAGGTGGAGGTGCGGCTCCAGGTCGTGACAGCCACGAGCCTGGGCCGCATGGCGCGCTGGCTCACCCAGGGTGAGGCCTCATCCTCCGGCACACCCGTCCTGGGAAGCCTGCTGCGCTCCGTGGCGGAAGACCTCGCGAGACAGGCCACCGGTCGCTGCGACGTGAGCCGCCAGCCCTGAGTCAGAACGCCGCCGTTTCCGGGGCAGCGCTCTTGCAGTACCGTCATCCATGGAGCCGTGCGCTCACGGAGCAAAGAGAAGCGTCCGTTTCAAATGCTCCGTGCGGACGGCGACCTCTTGCCATGACCTTGCGTACGAAAAACCGGCGCCTCCCGCGCACGCCCCCAAAGCCCACGAAAAAGGCTCCGGGGAAAACACCTGTCTCTCTCATCCCCACGCCCTCGGGTTACGCGGCATGGCTCGCCGACGTGAAAGCGCGCATTCACGCAGCACAACAACGTGCGGCGCTGGCAGTGAACCGCGAGCTCCTCGCGCTCTACTGGCGGATTGGTCGCGACATCCTCGTGCGGCAGCGGCGAGCGGGGTGGGGCACAGGGATCGTGGAGCGCGTCTCCGCGGATTTGCGCACCGCCTTCCCTGAGATGAAGGGGTTCTCCCGTGCAAATCTGATGTACATGCGAGCCTTCGCGGAGGCCTGGCCGGACGAGGCTGTAATCGTCCAACAGCCTGTTGGACAATTGCCCTGGGGGCACAACCTCGTACTGCTCACCAAACTCAAGACGACAAAAGCACGCCTTGCATACGCGGCACGTGCCGTCGAGCACGGTTGGTCACGTGCTGTACTCACACTGCACATCGAACAACGCACGTTTGAGCGCGAAGGCAAGGCCGTCACCAATTTCGCGGAACGGCTTCCCGAACCCAAATCGGACCTGGCGCGCGAGAGCCTGAAGGATCCGTACCATTTCGACTTCCTCACGATTGGCGCCGATGCGAATGAACGCGAGATTGAGGATGCCCTCGTCACGCACATCTCGCGATTCCTGATCGAGCTCGGCGCGGGCTTCGCGTATGTCGGTCGCCAAGTCCATCTCGAGGTCGATGGCCGGGACTTCTATCTCGACCTGCTCTTCTATCACCTGCGACTCCGCTGCTACGTCGTCGTCGAGCTCAAGGCAGGCGAGTTCGAACCCGAGCACACTGGCAGCTCAACTTCTATTTGAGCGCCGTCGACGCGAAGATGCGCGGTGAGCACGATGGACCCAGCATTGGACTCCTTCTCTGCAAGACCAAGAGCCGCGTCATCGCCGAGTACGCCTTGCGCGACACGAACAAGCCGATGGGCGTGGCCGAATACCAGCTCGTGCAGGCCCTGCCGGTACGCCTCGAAAGCAGCCTCCCGAGCATCGAACAACTCGAGTCCGAATTTGGAGAGTCACCCAGACCCGGGATCCGTCATGAAGTGCGTGATGAATCTCCGAGAGGGAAGCAACCACGCCATTCGAAGGGGCGGCAGTCCTGAGCCCACGCGCCGTGCCAGTCTCATGGAGGCTTGAGACTCCGTATCAGCCCCGCCGCGCCACCAGCGCCACCAGCGCGATGCGCTCCACACCCGCGTACGGAGCCTTCTCCAGCTCCTCGCCGAACACGTCGGGATCCAGTTCCTCATAGCGAACCTCCGCGAGCGGCGCTCCACGCCACACCGGCTCCAGCGCCGTTCGCAGCAGGTCCTCGCCGTCCACCACCGGCGCCCCTGTGTAGAGCACCAGCGTGCCGCCCGGCTCCAGGCGCTCCACGCCTTCACGCACGATGCGCACCGACAGCTCCGTGCCATGCGTGCCGCCGCCATCCCGGTACGTGCGCTTGCCCGTGTCCGCCAGGTACGGCGGATTCGCCATGATCAGGTCGAACCGGCCGGACACGTCCCGCAGCAGGTCCGAGTGCACCGGCTGCACCCCGTGCGCACCGTTCAGCCTCGCGTTCACCCGCGAGTACTCCAGCGCCAACGGGTTCAGGTCCGCGAGCACCACCGCCGCGCTCCGCCCCGCCACCGACAGGCCACCGGCTCCAGAGCCACACCCCAGGTCCACCACGCGCCGGAAGCTGCCCGGCACGCGCTGGAGCAACGCGCAGAACCGGTAGGTGTCCGGCCCGAAGAACACCGCGTCCTGCTCCGACGTGGGCCACGCGGAATGGACATACAGGCCCGCTCCCAGACTGGAGAACCGCACCCGGCTCCGGTGCGTCCCGTCCTTGCAGTCCGCCAGCGCGCCCGCCTCCTCCAGCAGCGCCACCATCCGAGGCTCCAGCACGCCCGGCCCGAAGGGACGGCTCCACCCGAACACGTCCCGGACTGAAAGGGCCTGCTTCGCCCCCGGCCGCGCGTTCACCCGCCGGTGCGTCTCCGGAGTCACCGTCGTGAAGGCGTACCCCCTGGCGCGCAGGACCTCGCCCAGCGCCACCAGCGCGGCCTCCCTCACCTCCATGGCCCCGGACCCATTGCCACCGTCCACGTCGCTCCCTTTCGAAGGGTGTCCCCTCAACGTGGGACCGGCCCTCCAGGGCGACAAGGCGCCTTCCGCCACGGCCGCCCGCCAGCACGGGGCTGGGGGCTCAGCGGTCAGCAGGCAAGGGAGCGTCCAGCAGGCCCTGGATGCCCGGCACGTCCACCACGAACTGCAGGAAGTTGCGCAGGATGCGCCCCGTGGCGCCCCAGATGACGTGCTCACCGTGCGTGTAGAAGTGCACGTCGTGCTCAATCCCCTCCCACATGTGCCGCTCCACCCGGAGGATGGCGGGGTCCAGCAGGCGCACCAGCGGCACCTCCAGCACCAGGTCCACCTCCACCGGATTGGGCACGTACTTCCCGTCCCCCGGGATGACGCCCACGTAGGGACGGATGCGGTACGCGGATGTGGTGGGCGTCTCGTCCAGCAGGCCCAGCACGCGCACGTGGGCACGCGCGATGCCCAGTTCCTCCTCCGTCTCGCGCAGCGCCGTCTCCAGCGGCGTGACGTCCCGCGCCTCCTGGCCTCCACCCGGGAACGCGTACTGCCCCGCGTGCGTGCGCAGGGTGGCGGGCCTCCGGGTGAAGACGATGTGGGGCACGCCATCCCGCTCGAAGAGGGGCACCAGCACCGCGGCCTCTCGCAGCGCTCGTCCCTTCCACTCGAAGGTCCGCGCCGGCCTCGCCGTCAGCCGCGTCTCCAGCGCATCGAACAGGGCCTGCACGCGCACGACCTCCCCCTTCCTCAGTCCGTGATCTGCTTCTCCACCGGCGGCTTCGTCGGCGCCTCCGGCGTCGCCAGGTTCTCCACGCCGGACATCGGCTTGAGGATGTTCGCCTGCAACAGCCCCAGCAGCAGCACGCCCAGCGCGATGCGGTACACCACGAACACCAGGGTGGTGCGCCGCTTCAGGAAGCTCAACAGCCACGCGATGGCCGCCATGCCCGACAGGAAGGCCACCAGCGTCCCCACCACCAGGGCCACCGTCGACGGGCGCTGCGTGGCCTCCAGGAGGTGCTTCAATTCGAAGATGCCCGCCAGCGTCGTCGCCGGAATGGACAAGAGGAACGAGTAGCGCGCCGCGTCCTCGCGCTTGAGCCCCAGCGACAGGCCGCCCGTGAGCGTCGTGCCGGACCGGGACGAGCCCGGCACCAGCGCCAGCGCCTGCCACAGGCCGATGAGGATGCCGTCCTTCCACGTCATGTCCGCCAGGGTGCGCTGGTGCGACGCGCGCTTCTCCACGACGAACAGCACGATGGCCAGCACGATGAGGCTGCCCGCGATGACGTAGAGCGAACGGAACTGCGTCTCGATGAGCTTCTTGAACGCCAGCCCGCAGATGCCGATGGGCAGCGTGCCCACGCCCACGAACCACGCGAGCCGCGCCTCCAGCGTGCCGAACGGGTCCCGCTTCACCAGCCCCACGACGAACGCCTTCACCAGCGCGACGATGTCCTTGCGGAAGTAGATGAGCACCGCGGCCACCGTGCCCAGTTGGATGATGGCCGAGTACGCCGCACCCGGATCCGGCCAGCCGAACAGCTCCGGCGCGATGCGCAGGTGCGCGGTGGAGCTGATGGGCAGGAACTCCGTGAGACCCTGGACCAGACCCAGGACGATGGCTTCGAGCAGGCTCATAGGGGACGTGGCCGCCAGGGATATGCCCTGCCCCCCTGCCCCGCAAGCGCGAAGGTTCCCCACACCGGGGCCCAGGTCCGCCACTCGACCGTCCGGGCTGGGAACCCGGGTAGGCTCCACCCCGCCATGCCCCCCGTCCCCCTGTGCCCCTGCTCCTCCGGCCAGCGCTACAAGCAGTGCTGCGCCCCCTTCCACAAAGGCGAGGCGGAGGCGCCTGACGCGGAGCGCCTCATGCGCAGCCGCTACAGCGCCTTCGCCCAGCGTGAAGCGGTCTACCTGTGGAAGACGCTCCACCCCGACCACCCGATGAGGGCCCGTCCGGAAGCGGACGTCGTGCGCGAGCTGCGCGCCTTCGCCCAGGCCCACCAGTACCCGGGGCTGGTGGTCCTGGGCCACCAGCCTCCGGACACGACGGGGCTTTCCCGCGTCCTCTTCTTCGCCAGGGTGTTCGAGAAGGGAAAGGACCAGTCCTTCGTGGAGCGCTCGGACTTCCGCCACGACGGCACCGGCTGGCGCTACCTGGACGGCGTCCTCAAGCTGCCGCGCGAGCTGAAGGTCCCCCCGGAGTCCCTCACGCTCGAAACCTTCCCCGCGGACTGAACGCACGGCCGCGAAAATCCCCCGTCAGGATTTTCGCGGCACTCGCGTCCCTGGAGGTGCTGCCCGGCCGGAGAGGCCCTACACGCTCTGGTAATGCTCCACCACAATGGGGCACGCGGTTCGAATCCGCTCCTGGCTTCATCAGCCACGACACCCTGGCTTCTCCACTCGGGCAGCACCTTTTTCTCCTCACGTCACCCTCGGGACCGCGCGTCCCTGTCGAGTGACGAGAGGTCCCGGTCATCACCGTCGCCGCCCGGTGCGCCATCCGCGCCCAGTGACACGATGGCCGGCACGCCCCTGTCCAGCGTGTACACGTAGTCATTGCCCCACGGGTCGCGCGGCAGCTCCGGGAGGATGTTCTCCTCCACCAGCACGCGCAGCCCGGAGGTGGTGTCCGGCAGCCGGCCCTTCTTCATCGCGTACAGCTGGAGGCCCTGCCCCAGCGAACCGAAGTCCAGCCCCACGCGCTGCTGCTTCGCCTGGCCGAACTGACCCATCACCGACACGCCCACCGCGGCGGCGATGAGGCCCAGGATGGTGATGACGACCATGATTTCAATCAGCGTCATGCCGCGCCGACGTCGCTGCTTCTTGTCCATGTCTGTCTTTCTGGCACGCTGACCGGCATGGGCCGCTGTCAGCGTGTCCCTCACGGAAGGCCCCTCTGCCTTCCGGGATGACTGCCATTGCAACCCGTGGGCCCGCTTCACTCCGTCAGGAGGACGCGAGAGGACAGGTCCGCGTCCGGGCCTTCGCCGTCCGGGATGCCATCACGTCCATAGGACAAGATGACCGGCGTGCCCGCCTCCACGCGGTACACATAGTCATGGCCCCAGGGATCCACGGGGAGCCGCTCCAGGAGGTGTTCCTCCTCGAGCACGGAGAGCCCCGCCGAGGACGGCAGCACGTGTCCCGTGCGCTCCGCGTACCGCGTCAACGCCATCAGGATGTACCGCATGTCCTGGGCCGTCATCCGCCGCCGCTCCCCTCGCTCCAGGGTCAGCACGTACAGCGCCATCGCGGCGTAGCCGAGGAGGACCAGCACCACGAAGGTCACCCACACGCCATGGGCCCTGAGCCAGGGACGAAGGCCATTTCGAAAGGTCATGTCTGTCTTTCTGGCGCGAGCGTCATGTGCGACGCGCCACCGTGTCGTGTCAGCGCGCACAACCGGGCGCGCCAAGGAGGCACGCGGCCTCACGGCACCACCCCTGTGCAATCGCCGCACCCACCCCGCCCCCTTGCGCCCTGGACTCGCCCTGGCTCACGTCGTCAGGTGCGGCAGGGGACGCAGGTGGTAGCGGGCCTCGAACGCGTTGAAGAGGTCCAGGTACTGCTCCAGGTAGCGCGTGAGCAGGAAGCGGCGGCGCACCGTCTCGTGCGCGTGGTGCCCCAGCTGGTGACGCAGCTTCGGGTTCCGGAGCACCTGCACGATGCGCTGGGCGCACTGGTCCACCGAGTCCACCAGGAAGCCGTTGTGCCCGTCCTCGAGCTGATGACGGATGCCGCCCACGTTCCCTCCAATGACGGGCGTGCCCTTCCACATCGCCTCCGCCACCGTGAGCCCGAAGCCTTCACGCAGTGACTTCTGCACCACCACCGCCGCGCGGCGCTGGAGCGCGTTCACCAGCGACGTGTCCTCGCGGCTGAGGACGATGAGCCGCTCGTCCTTGTGCCGCATCACCTGCTCGTAGACCTTCTGCCCCTCCGGGTCGTCCGACGCCATGTTGCCCAGCAGCACCAGCGTGCACGGCGTCTCCTGGCGAGCGAGCCGCCACGCGGCCACCACGCCCTCCGGGTCCTTCCAACGGTCGAAGCGCGACACCTGCACCACCAGCGGCAGGTCCGTGGGGATGCGGTGGTGCTGGAGCCGCTCTTCAATCTCCGACTCGTTCATCTCCCGGTTCTTGATGGAGAACGGATCGATGGCCGGCATGAAGAACACCTGCGGGATGGACAGCTCGCGCGCGTACTCCGGGATGCTCAACACCGTCGCGTCGTACTGCTCCACGAACGGCTTGAGGTACGCCCACAGCGACGGCTCCGGATTCGACAGGTCCACGTGGCAGCGCCAGATCCACGGCCCGCGCTTGCGGCTGTGCCGCACGATGGGCAACGGCTGCGGGTCGTGGATGACGACCCGGTCGTGGTCCAACCGGTTGCGGACCGCGTTCTCGAAGACGACCTCTTCGTAGATGGTCGCCTTCATCGACGTCAGGTGGATGTCCGCGCCCTGCAGCGCGTTGTGCATCTTCTTCGTGATGTTGAAGAAGTCCGGCGGCCCCTGGATGGCCCGCCACTCGGTGGCCATGCCCACGCTGTTCATCAGCAGCGTCAGCGGCGACAGCATCTCCGCCACCCCACCGCCGTAGTACGTGGAGTTGACGTGCGCGACCCGCAGGTCCTGCAGCGGGCGCGCCTTCTCCAGGATGCGCTCCACCACCTCCGCACCCACGTAGCGCTCGTAGTGCTCGACCTGGACGAGGGGGTAGGGGTCTCCGGAATTCGTCGCCATACCCTTGTCTGTGTCCGCCCGTCGGCAGGTGCCACCCGCGCACCCCCATCCGCCCGCCCGGCTGGCCCCGCTCAGGCCACCTCCGGCGCGTGCGACACCACCCAGAGCGGCGTGTCTCCACACTGCACCAACAGCTCGTCCCCCTGCCGGGCCAGCAGCGTGCCCGGCTGCGCGTGAGGGTCCTCGCCCCGCCATGCCCGCGTGCGCTGGACCCGGACCCAATGGCCCTGGAGCAGGGCCCGCGCATCGCCCCTTCCCTCACGCCACCCGGCGAAGCGGCACGCGCGCACCTTCAAGTGCACGGAGCGCGCGCTGTCGCACCAGTCGATGTCCCGGTACGCCGGCTCGAAGAAGGGCGCCAGGGTCGCGTCCGCGTCCACCTGCCGCTCGCCCACGTCCCCCCGCGCCACGCGCTCCACCACCCCGGGCAGCAGCCGGCGCGACGCGAGCATCAGCAGCTCGAAGATCACCTCCTCCGTGTCCTCGTCCTTCACCGGGAACATCCCCTGCGCCAGCACGGGCCCGGTGTCGAAGCTCGCGTCCATGCGGTGGAAGGTGAGCCCCAACTCGCGAGCGTCCTCGCGCAGCGCCCACCCCAGAGGACAGGGCCCCCGGTACCGGGGCAGGAGGGACGGGTGCACGTTCACCGCCCCCAGCCGGGGCAGCGCCAGCGCCTCCGGCGGCAGCCGCCACGGGAAGAAGAAGCACAGGAGGAGGTCCGGCTTCAGGCCCGCCAGCCGGGGCGTCAGGTGCGCCCGCTCGCTCACCAGCAGCACGTCCACCGACGGTGGCGCGGCCTCGAAGAGTCGCCCCAGCTCCGCCCACCCCTCCATGTCCAGCGGGCGCAGGCCCCGGACGCCCGCCGGCACCACCATCGCCACCACGTCATGCCCCTGGGCCCTCAGCGCCAGGGTGAAGTCGTGCGCCACCGCGGGGGCGACGGTGAGCAGCACGATGCGCCAGCCAGACGTGGCACCCG
This DNA window, taken from Corallococcus coralloides DSM 2259, encodes the following:
- a CDS encoding sigma-54-dependent transcriptional regulator, with protein sequence MKTGARILIVDDDPGVLRAVRGLLQDGGFTPVEARSTAEASRLLEAPDAPPALMLLDLRMPGETGLELLARLPKPLPVPVVVLSGEASPSEAVQALKLGATDFVEKPPSPERLLTALHNALALGALREERERLLDALAQPGNLAGESPAMESLRQLIARVGPSDTAVLITGETGTGKERVAQALHKASGRKGRLVAVNCAAIPSTLLESELFGHERGAFSGAVARRAGRFEQAQGGTLFLDELGDMPLELQAKLLRVLETRQVERLGGTLPVPVDVRILAATHQDLGRAVKEGRFRQDLFFRLNVLPLHLPPLRERPEDLLPLARVFAAELAGPKTPLVLAPGAEAALRAYPWPGNVRELRNVIERLNLLRGDGPLELGADAVAAPTGAAPTPRRTLGDKSYREHVEDFERDLIRAALREGESIAGAARILQVDRGNLYRRIKALGLPVTS
- a CDS encoding N5-glutamine methyltransferase family protein, with amino-acid sequence MEVREAALVALGEVLRARGYAFTTVTPETHRRVNARPGAKQALSVRDVFGWSRPFGPGVLEPRMVALLEEAGALADCKDGTHRSRVRFSSLGAGLYVHSAWPTSEQDAVFFGPDTYRFCALLQRVPGSFRRVVDLGCGSGAGGLSVAGRSAAVVLADLNPLALEYSRVNARLNGAHGVQPVHSDLLRDVSGRFDLIMANPPYLADTGKRTYRDGGGTHGTELSVRIVREGVERLEPGGTLVLYTGAPVVDGEDLLRTALEPVWRGAPLAEVRYEELDPDVFGEELEKAPYAGVERIALVALVARRG
- a CDS encoding NUDIX hydrolase, with the protein product MRVQALFDALETRLTARPARTFEWKGRALREAAVLVPLFERDGVPHIVFTRRPATLRTHAGQYAFPGGGQEARDVTPLETALRETEEELGIARAHVRVLGLLDETPTTSAYRIRPYVGVIPGDGKYVPNPVEVDLVLEVPLVRLLDPAILRVERHMWEGIEHDVHFYTHGEHVIWGATGRILRNFLQFVVDVPGIQGLLDAPLPADR
- a CDS encoding undecaprenyl-diphosphate phosphatase — protein: MSLLEAIVLGLVQGLTEFLPISSTAHLRIAPELFGWPDPGAAYSAIIQLGTVAAVLIYFRKDIVALVKAFVVGLVKRDPFGTLEARLAWFVGVGTLPIGICGLAFKKLIETQFRSLYVIAGSLIVLAIVLFVVEKRASHQRTLADMTWKDGILIGLWQALALVPGSSRSGTTLTGGLSLGLKREDAARYSFLLSIPATTLAGIFELKHLLEATQRPSTVALVVGTLVAFLSGMAAIAWLLSFLKRRTTLVFVVYRIALGVLLLGLLQANILKPMSGVENLATPEAPTKPPVEKQITD
- a CDS encoding YchJ family protein; the protein is MPPVPLCPCSSGQRYKQCCAPFHKGEAEAPDAERLMRSRYSAFAQREAVYLWKTLHPDHPMRARPEADVVRELRAFAQAHQYPGLVVLGHQPPDTTGLSRVLFFARVFEKGKDQSFVERSDFRHDGTGWRYLDGVLKLPRELKVPPESLTLETFPAD
- a CDS encoding type II secretion system protein GspG; the encoded protein is MDKKQRRRRGMTLIEIMVVITILGLIAAAVGVSVMGQFGQAKQQRVGLDFGSLGQGLQLYAMKKGRLPDTTSGLRVLVEENILPELPRDPWGNDYVYTLDRGVPAIVSLGADGAPGGDGDDRDLSSLDRDARSRG
- a CDS encoding type II secretion system protein GspG, with protein sequence MTFRNGLRPWLRAHGVWVTFVVLVLLGYAAMALYVLTLERGERRRMTAQDMRYILMALTRYAERTGHVLPSSAGLSVLEEEHLLERLPVDPWGHDYVYRVEAGTPVILSYGRDGIPDGEGPDADLSSRVLLTE
- a CDS encoding glycosyltransferase, yielding MATNSGDPYPLVQVEHYERYVGAEVVERILEKARPLQDLRVAHVNSTYYGGGVAEMLSPLTLLMNSVGMATEWRAIQGPPDFFNITKKMHNALQGADIHLTSMKATIYEEVVFENAVRNRLDHDRVVIHDPQPLPIVRHSRKRGPWIWRCHVDLSNPEPSLWAYLKPFVEQYDATVLSIPEYARELSIPQVFFMPAIDPFSIKNREMNESEIEERLQHHRIPTDLPLVVQVSRFDRWKDPEGVVAAWRLARQETPCTLVLLGNMASDDPEGQKVYEQVMRHKDERLIVLSREDTSLVNALQRRAAVVVQKSLREGFGLTVAEAMWKGTPVIGGNVGGIRHQLEDGHNGFLVDSVDQCAQRIVQVLRNPKLRHQLGHHAHETVRRRFLLTRYLEQYLDLFNAFEARYHLRPLPHLTT
- a CDS encoding methionyl-tRNA formyltransferase, with product MPTPGATSGWRIVLLTVAPAVAHDFTLALRAQGHDVVAMVVPAGVRGLRPLDMEGWAELGRLFEAAPPSVDVLLVSERAHLTPRLAGLKPDLLLCFFFPWRLPPEALALPRLGAVNVHPSLLPRYRGPCPLGWALREDARELGLTFHRMDASFDTGPVLAQGMFPVKDEDTEEVIFELLMLASRRLLPGVVERVARGDVGERQVDADATLAPFFEPAYRDIDWCDSARSVHLKVRACRFAGWREGRGDARALLQGHWVRVQRTRAWRGEDPHAQPGTLLARQGDELLVQCGDTPLWVVSHAPEVA